A segment of the Eleutherodactylus coqui strain aEleCoq1 chromosome 6, aEleCoq1.hap1, whole genome shotgun sequence genome:
tcgattcttaatccagcatgctgaggggtaggggtaggggcagaggacgtggacgctgtcaaggacgcggagtcccaagtgagggtgtggtcataggacaagttcctggtccaggtgaatcgcagccggctgctgcggtagtaggagagaggacagtttctggggtccccagcttcatatcgcaatttttgggtccacgccgtagacctttattaaaaactgagcagtgtgagcaggtcctgtcgtggatggcagaaaatgcatccagcaatctatcgaccacccagtcttctacgccgtccactgctgcaactctgaatcctctggctgctgctcctccttcctcccagcctcctcactccatgaaaatgacacattctgaggagcaggcagactcccaggaactgttctcaggcccctgcccagattgggcagcaatggttcctctcccaccggaggagtttattgtgaccgatgcccaacctttggaaagttcccggggtccggggtatgaggctggggacttccggcaactgtctcaagagctttcagtgggtgaggaggacgatgacgatgagacacagttgtctatcagtgaggtagtagtgagggcagtaagtccaagggaggagcgcacagaggattcggaggaagggccgctggacgatgaggtgactgaccctacctggtgtgataagccaactgaggacaggtcttcagagggggaggcaattgcagccgcaggacaggttggaagaggcagtggggtggccaggggtagaggcagggccagaccgaataatccaccagctgtttcccaaagcatcccctcgtgccaagccaccgtgcagaagccaaggtgctctaaggtgtggcagtttttcactgagagcgcggacgaccggcgaacagtggtgtgcaacctttgtcgcgccaagatcagccgtggagccaccactaccagcctcaccagcagcatgcgcaagcatatgatggccaagcaccccacaaagtgggacggaggccgttcaccgcctccgggttgcaccactgcctcttgccctgtgccccaacctgccactgagatccaacccacctctcaggacacaggcacaagtgcctcccggcctggacccacaccctcacctccgctgtcctcggccccatccagcaatgtctctcagctctgCGTCCAGCTGTAGCttgcacaagcgttggagcgaaagcgcaaatatgccgccacgcacccgcacgctcaagctttaaatgtccacattgccaaactgatcagcctggagatgctcccgtacaggcttgtgtaaacggaggctttcaaaaacatgatggcggcggcggccccacgctactcggtccccagtcaccactatttttcacggtgtgccgtcccagccctgcacgaccacgtctcccgcaaaacattgtacgctccctcaccaatgcggttgctggcaaggtccacttaacaacggacacgtggacaagaacaggcgggcagggccactatatctccctgacggcacattgggtgaatttagtggaggctcggaccgagtcagagcctgggaacgctcacgtcctacccacccccagaattgcgggccccagctcggtgctggtatctgcgacggtgtatgccacctccattacaccttcctcctcctcctcctcctcctatgcaacctctacctcgcaatcaagatgtgtcagcggcagcacagcggtgggcaagcatcagcaggccgtgctgaaactaatcagattaggagagaagaggcacacggcttacaaactgttgcatggtcggacagagtagaccgactgctggctttccccgctgagcctccaaccgggcatggtcgtgtgtgacaacggccgtaacctggtggcggctctgcaactcggcagcctcacgcacgtgccatgcctggcccatgtcttcaatttggtggttcagtggtttctgaaaagctacccacacttgtcagacctcctcggaaaGGTGCACTGGGTCAACGCACATTTCCGGAAGTctaacatggacgctgccaccctgcggaccctaaacatcggtttaatctgccagtgcagtgactgctttgcgacgtgcctacactgtggaactctatgctgcacatgttggccaggttgtatgagcagcatagagctgtagtgaaataccaactccaacacgtgcaacgaacttgcgctgtatgccctggaggtgctggcttgccttgccgctagcgtcttgtcagagagggtgtttagtgcagctgggggaatcatcacggaccagcgtaccagcctgtcaactgccagtgctgacatgcttacactcataaagatgaacaaagcctggatttccccagacttctcttctcctccagcggagagcagcggaacctaaagattcttttcgctgcaaccgcagataaaagcactcttctgtatcaccgggaaaacggcgcatttatctttgtcaatctgtctctgacattagtcctcctcctgctactcctccttcagaaacaacatgtcattgcgctgaacggccaatttttctgcggcccaaaaggctcatctacatctaccaatgtttttacaatttttcaaattttcaaaagtattgagactgttataTGAACCAAGTTTttaaacagggctgcctccaggctctattacaaattaagcaacagtgagctgtatctttaaaaaaatgtttataggtttcacctgccctctcggttgatacatttttcacagGTACacatgtactcttggtacactaatttttcgggcccacgcctacactcttatccaactaatgaTTTGGAATCCCAATGTTTCTGatgttggcctatactattgctacagaaattttactggggtctgcctgcctatacttctgctatgtgaaagttacaggggtctgcctatactgctgccacttacatgttacaggggtctgcctatactgctgccacttgaatgttacaggggtcttcctatacttctgctaatgaaatgttactggggtctgcctatacttcaacaacagaaatggtggtggggtctgcctatactgctgctacagaaatgatactggggtctgcccatacttctgccacataaatgttacaggggtctgcctatacttctgctacaataatgttactggggtctgcctatacttctgccacgtaaatgttacagggggtctgcgtatacttctgctacaaaaatggtactggagtctgcctttacttctacagaaatggtactgggatctgcctatactgctgctacaaaaatgttacaggggtctgcccatgcttctgctacattaatgtttcaggtgtctgcttatactgctgctacagaaatgttacaggggtctgcctatagtgctgctacagaaacgttactggggtctgcctatactgttactacagaaatgttactcggctctgtctatactgttacaacagaaatgttactgaggtctgtctatactgttactactgaaatgttacaaatactgggctctgcctgtactgctgctactgaaatgttacaggggtctgcatatactgctgctactgaaatgttacaggggtctgccaatactggtgctacataaatgttacaggggtctgcctatactgctgccacttaaatgttagaggggtctgcctatactgctgccacgtaaatgatacaggggtctgcctatactgctgtcacaaggatgtgactggggtctgccttactgctgccacttaaattttacaggggtttgcccatactgctgccacaaggatgttacaggggtctgcgtatacttctgccacgtgcaTTTTATAggggtttgcccatactgctgccacaaggatgttactcgggtctgcctatacttctgctacagaaatgttactgggatctgtctatagtgttactacagaaatgttacaggggtctgcctatactgctgccacgtcaaTGTTACctaggtctgcctatactgctgctacataaatgttgctggggtctgcctatactgttactatagatATGTTACtctgctctgtctatactgttactacagaaatgttactggggtctgtctatactgttactacagaaatgttactggggtctgtctatactgttactacagaaatgttactggggtctgtctatactgttactactgaaatgttacaaatactgggctctgcctatactggtgccactgaaatgttacaggggttctgcatatactgctgctacacaaatgttactagggggtccgcgtatacttctgctactaaaatgttactggggtctgcctatacttttgctaatgaaatgttactggggtctgtctatactgttactacagaaatgttactggggtctccctagacttttgcaacataactgttacttaggtcagcttatacctttgctacaggaatattacagtggtctgtgtatactatgggtgtactaagtcttcccatcgtggtgttctacctatctggcccccaaaaaaacccataCTGACTAGGGCActgcgtgtgggccgcagccaacatgtattccctctcacgtaacctcagctatctggggcactgcaatgggatttctttctgtaccgtctgtgtgttcctgctagccacccatgctgcgagtgaacacagacttgccattgcgtagttgtacctgcctggcacttttaaaaataaccctgaatgtctagggcatggcgtgtgggccgcagccaacatgtatatcctctcacgtaacctcagctatctggggcactgcaatgggatttctttctgtaccgtctgtgtgtacctgctagccacccatgctgctggTTCACACAGAATTGCCTTAGTGGAGTTGTAcgtgtctgtccccaaaacactgacagacttgggtagagtgcagagtgcagatggtttaccccttgcgttgtcgatgaggtatccgatacCCAAAccgaatgagtagtgtgtggacacatggagtccccattgctatgtcactcgcagcaccttgggctaCACAAGGtgcttgctgggacagaggctgaccctgggcctgctcccatacttcccacaccgagtattgctgcattgtggagatgtgtagaagtactgggctggcagcgggctcccctttatgcccacgtttgcagctcctgatggaggtggcaaaggattggaatgaagattgaaAAAATCCAATCTactatcaattctcaacagcattgtgggctatcactccccctttcaaagagagtcgctgcctggccctgccaaccctctgcagtgtgtgcctctggttcctcctcatggcatttataaatagacatgagggtggtgtggctatgaggccagcatgtggcatgaggccagctgagggctgcacaggggcacttttgtgtgtgctgcagatgcagggtcgtgcgggggggttgggcagcatgtaacccgggagaagaggcagcggtgtgtcctgcaggcagtgattgtgcttggttgggggtagtgtggtgcttagctaaggtgtgccttgctaatgagggtttgtccgaagtaaaaattgttgggggggggggggggtcactcttgccgctattgtggcttaatagtgagacctgggaacctgagatgcagccctgcacaTTGCCCCTCGcgtgccctatccatttctgtgtcggttccatcactttcgtaggttttgcagatttgcgcaaatgaaaaccttagcgagcatgggtcatatacaaaatgctcgagtcgctgattgactttaatggggtttgttactcgaaacgaaccctcgagcatcacagaaagctcgactcgagcaaccagcacccgtgcattttggtgctcgctcatctctagtgaagagtaATGTTAAGTTTTTCGAGGCTCTGTTCTGGATAAGATAGCAAGAAAAGTATATCATCAGCAAAAGCTATAGATTTAAGCGAGAAGTTGTCAACTTCTATGCCTTTTATAACTTTGTCCTGTCTAACCATTTGGAGAAGTATTCCTAAGGAGAGGATAAAAAGAGTAGGTGACAGGTAAAACCTTGGCGAGTGCCATTGGTAATTTCCAATGGGTTTGAAAATATATCTCTAACTTTAATTTTTGCATGGGGATAAGAATAGAGTGAAAATATTGCTCGTATTAGAGAGATAGGTAAGTTGAATTTGTTTAAATCCCCGTCcactctatcaaatgccttttcagcaTCAATCCCCAATAGAATCAATGGGGACTTCCTTTTCCGCGCAAACCCAATAGCATGTAAAAGATGCAAtgacatatttttctttttaacaaaacaTAAACTGCAAATCTGTGTATTaatgcccttcagatatttgtatacaGCTATTAAATTTCCTCTTAacctccttttttgcaagctaaacacgcccagatcctttaaccgttcttcaaaggacatgatttgcagaccactcaccatcttggtagcttttttctgaacttgctccagtttgtctgtcttttttaaattggggcacccaaaactgcacacagtattccagatgaggcctgactaaggaagagtaaagggggagaaTGACCtcttgtgatctagactctatgcttctcttaatacatcccacaattgtgcttgcctttttggctgctgcatcacattgttgactcatattcagtgtatggtctattagtatacccaagtctttttcacatgtgctgctgcttagcccaactcctcccattctgtatgcgctttttttcatttttttgccctgaaattaaaaaaagactttttgcattttttgttttattagcggtaatgtgtgaaaaagtaaaacaaaaaacttttcagaaatgtgtcttttttttatttttaaaattattatatttacattaaaataaagtatgtgaaTGAGTTTGCAAtattgttttggatgttttgatatataatttgtataatcttggattacagggtggaTATGGCGGCACTTGATGTTGGCGTGGCCATGGGTCATTTTCCTTTTTTACGCCTgcggagaaaaaaaatcgcagcatgctccattattgTGTAGGCTCCGCATGGACTGCTTCCTTTGACATTGTAGAAAGGTCGCTGGACCAGCGTCATCGCCAGGCAACACCGCACATGACCATGTACTACGCCAAACTATTCGCAATACAGAATAATTAAAGAAATGACAGAATCTGActcagttgtgtgcagccggccataaTACCAAATGAAACCTATGAACAAAAGTGGCAATGTTTTCTGAAAAATTAAGCCGTAAAGCTAATCTCATAGAATCCCTATTGATTGCAttgaaatatatttttattgcagTAAATTAGATCTATGATTCATGTCTATGAATGGCAGTAGCTTAGCGGAGTCTAGACAACATATTCTCTTTGATAGCAGTGATAACAATAAACTGTTTGTAATCGGTGAGATCACTTTGTATTTTTCTGTCTAACACTTCACAGGAATCAATATTAAATCCCTCATCGGCAAGCTTTTGCCTTAAAAAACATTCATCGTAGGTAAAAACGTGATATGTGTCTTTACCAACTTTATAATATGAAGCATTTAAACAACCAAGAAGAATTAGCAGCCCTCCGGGTTTAAGGAGCTTCATTATACTTTGGAAATTTTTGGTGTAGTCATTTTGGTCTTGACTGATCACCTCCAGTAACGCTGATGTGATTATGCAGTCGGCTTGTTCCAGTacctccagctctgtgatgttaGCTTTATGGAGGTCAAATTTCAGAACCCGCTTAATGCATGTTTTCAAATTGTCTTCCTTATTAAGATCTTCACTAAAAAGAGAAGATATTTTAAGAAGCTGAATAAATATTAAAATTGCCTTACTCTTATTCCTCTGGACATGCACTTTAGACAGCTGTTGTATAAAATAGAGCACCTATACCACCTAATTCCCATGGAGTATAACGGGCTCAAAGTATGACATATGGTAGTAAgggggatttaaaaaaagaaatttaaagcTTCAGCAGAACATAAATACCTCAGTGTTTAGGGCAATGTGCAGATTTCTGTCAGATCAAAGACACAAATAAATGTACAGGTTAaacttaagggtggcttcacacgttcgtgtattttgtgcgtgcatacgcacgcacaaaaacacacgtatattagccccaatgcattccctatggtgtgtgcacatgtccgtgctttacaggcgtgtgcctgcaaagataggatatgcatgcaccatagtgaatgcacgcattgttttcaatggagccatggctgctgcctATAACAGCAACAGCCACAGTATCTGCATAATCATACCAGTTCAAGCTCAAGTTATCGGGTGTCAGCCACAATGCTCCCAAAACAATGACAGCCACAAGACCACCAAACTAGGGCCATTAAATAGGGCCCACACAACATTGTCAGCCACAGAGCACACACAGCGGTGCTTGAAGATTTGCGAAACCTTCGAAATGTTTCAACATTTTTGCATACATTTGATTTAAAATTACATCATACACCTAAGTCTTAAAAGTAGATAGAGAGAACAAAATTAAACAAATGATTCATGAATATTAGATTTGGTCATTTATTGAGGCGAATCCAATATCCCATCTTTGAGTGTCAAAAGTACGCAAAGCTTTGCTTTAAATATCTGGTGTGACCCCCTTGTATAGCAATAACTACAAAGTTTAGagatattattaaaggggttgtcccgcgccaaaacgttttttttttttttcaaccccccccccccccccgttcggcgcgagacaaccccgatgcaggggttaaaaaagaacaccggacagcgcttacctgaatccccgcgctccggtgacttcttactcacctgctgaagatggccgccagcatcttctccctcggtggaccgcagggcttctgtgcggtccattgccgattccagcctcctgattggctggaatcggcacgtgatggggcggagctacacggagctacacggagccccattaagaagaggagaagacccggccattagacggcgaaaattagacggcaaccatggagacgaggacgccagcaacggaacaggtaagtgaataacttttgataacttctgtatggctcataattaatgcacaatgtacattacaaagtgcattaatatggccatacagaagtgtatagacccacttgctgccacgggacaacccctttaaggaaaacctGCTCCGGAGCACAAGAGACCTCAGACTAGGCAGAAGGATTACCTACCAATACTACAGTGGTCATAAGCACACAACCAAGACAACACAATAGAGGCTTCGGGACAACTCTATGAatatccttgagtggcccagccagaaccCTGACTGGAACCCAgtcgaacatctctggagagaactTAAAATAACTGCCAACAGACACtcaccatccaacctgacagagcttgagaggatctgcagaaaaaaaatggcagaaaaccACCAAATCtgggtgtgcaaaccttgtgtcAACATACCAAGAAGCCTGGAAGTTGAAAGCGCCCCCAAAagtactttaaaggagatgtctcgaggaagcagttaaattttttttttgcccagtcccccccattaagcatacattactaagcccccctgtaaatgacatttctagctggttcgtacttaccgttccagcgtttcagcaacttataaaagtttcctcaagatggccgccggctctttccccgtcgctcgctgcagcccgacgtgcgcgctcccgagacgccgccagctgtgtctccatggcaaccggacgcatcgcagccgccgaccagacgccccacagccgccgaccagacgcccaccgccaggcagcaggtaaggcgctatcccccggctccccagcgctagaccctcagcccaggtgaaggccccggagcccagcgctagttcccccggcctag
Coding sequences within it:
- the LOC136632495 gene encoding nicotinamide N-methyltransferase-like isoform X1, with the protein product MDAPKPKLCHEKIDMRKPKVYHKDGMNTIGFQQTYFSCDIKTGFGEETLHFFMKKIHDALAAGNFKGTSAYDFSVASLIHQLYTVCDYYPEITILKLNDTCIMELNKWLAMRTGAFDWSHAHNYVKGLHRTSEDLNKEDNLKTCIKRVLKFDLHKANITELEVLEQADCIITSALLEVISQDQNDYTKNFQSIMKLLKPGGLLILLGCLNASYYKVGKDTYHVFTYDECFLRQKLADEGFNIDSCEVLDRKIQSDLTDYKQFIVITAIKENMLSRLR